In Pyrus communis chromosome 1, drPyrComm1.1, whole genome shotgun sequence, the following are encoded in one genomic region:
- the LOC137740712 gene encoding UPF0496 protein At4g34320-like — protein MMGGKFSKNKGVDASGTPSPPPPQPPETRESNTNSQDTADLSSYEAACKLDPALQSFDVNLQQRTSRVIHSFSDGLEVRSLSLDSLKEVTDCLLDMNQEVVKLILECKKDIWKSKEMFSLVEEYFENSLQTLDFCTSLEQCLKRALNNQLIIQAAVKQFEEEVGAGADGNGCARTLKELRAFKAAGDPFTDEFFILFQAVYKNQASMFEKLQLRKRKLDKKLKSVKAWRRVSNVIFVATFISVLVFSVVAAAIAAPPLVTALAGALAVPIGSVGKWCNMLWNNYERGLKGQREMISSMQIGTFVTLKDLDSIRVLVDKFEIGIESLLQNADFAIREEGVAVKLVIDEIKKKLDVFVETIDNLSQHADKCSQNIRKARTVILQRIIRHPNQ, from the coding sequence ATGATGGGAGGAAAATTCAGTAAAAACAAGGGTGTTGATGCCTCAGGAACACCCTCACCACCACCCCCACAACCACCTGAAACCCGTGAAAGCAATACCAATTCCCAGGACACTGCCGATTTGAGCTCCTATGAGGCAGCCTGTAAGCTCGATCCGGCCTTGCAATCGTTTGATGTCAATCTCCAGCAGCGGACAAGCCGTGTCATTCACTCGTTTTCAGATGGGCTGGAAGTTCGGTCCCTATCCCTTGACTCGCTCAAGGAGGTTACCGATTGTTTGCTCGACATGAACCAGGAAGTGGTCAAGTTGATTCTAGAATGCAAGAAGGATATATGGAAGAGTAAAGAAATGTTCTCTCTTGTAGAGGAATACTTTGAGAACAGTCTTCAAACATTGGACTTTTGTACTTCCCTTGAGCAGTGTCTGAAGCGTGCGCTCAATAACCAGCTGATAATTCAAGCTGCAGTTAAGCAGTTTGAGGAAGAAGTAGGGGCTGGGGCAGATGGGAATGGGTGTGCGAGAACCTTAAAAGAATTGAGGGCATTTAAGGCGGCTGGGGATCCTTTCACGGACGAGTTCTTTATACTGTTTCAGGCAGTTTATAAGAATCAGGCATCAATGTTTGAGAAACTGCAACTTCGTAAGAGAAAACTTGATAAGAAGTTGAAATCAGTGAAAGCTTGGAGGAGGGTgtcaaatgttatttttgttGCCACATTCATCTCTGTATTGGTTTTCTCTGTAGTGGCAGCTGCCATTGCTGCACCACCACTTGTAACGGCCTTGGCAGGAGCGTTGGCTGTTCCCATAGGTTCAGTTGGAAAATGGTGTAATATGCTTTGGAATAACTACGAGAGGGGACTGAAAGGGCAGAGGGAGATGATCAGCTCAATGCAGATTGGAACGTTCGTCACATTGAAGGACCTGGACAGCATCCGAGTGCTTGTTGACAAAtttgaaattgggattgaatCGCTGTTGCAAAATGCTGATTTTGCTATTAGAGAAGAGGGCGTAGCTGTGAAGCTAGTGATAGATGAGATCAAGAAAAAGCTTGATGTGTTCGTGGAAACCATTGATAATCTAAGCCAACATGCTGATAAGTGTAGCCAGAATATAAGGAAGGCAAGGACAGTGATTTTACAGAGAATAATTAGGCATCCCAACCAATGA
- the LOC137715735 gene encoding pentatricopeptide repeat-containing protein At2g01390 has protein sequence MRSFYNLHGFLKRLAAFTAVHDHQCPKFSTKSIHFLKPHKPNNRIPRKNTKNHPKSTSKQQPLEPKTYMREIITNIYKILKYSTWDSAKEQLQNLPIRWDSYTVSQVLKTHPPMEKSWLFFNWVAGFKGFKHDQFTYTTMLDIFGEAGRVSSMTHVFKQMQEKGIKIDAVTYTSLMHWLSNAGDVDGAVQTWEEMRAQGCAPTVVSYTAYMKILFGDNRVKEATDVYREMIQFGCSPTCHTYTVLMDYLIGTGKCKEALDIFGKMQDAGVQPDKAACNILVQKLCKAGDTWTMNHILLFMKENRLALRYPVFLEAVGTFKIVGESDSLLRQVHPHFFIDYGNQEASEFRTPAADALVTIDEGLVLILLKKENLVAIDILLAGNGEKKIRLDSAITSTIIEVNCGHCRLDGALLGFEYSVKMGIILERNAYLALVGALIRSKSFPKVVEIVAEMIRAGYSLGIYFSTLLIHRLGRARRTPCAAKIFKLLPDDHRCTATYTALIGAYFSAGSADKGLQIFKAMRGEGFRPFLGTYNVLLAGLQKCGRVREAEMYRKEKKSLQADGEFQDAVPIEQKICDLLFAGDVVS, from the exons ATGCGCAGTTTCTACAACCTCCATGGATTTCTCAAGCGCCTTGCAGCTTTCACCGCCGTCCACGATCACCAATGTCCAAAATTTTCCACCAAATCCATCCATTTCCTCAAACCCCACAAACCCAACAATCGAATTCCCAGAAAGAACACAAAAAACCATCCCAAATCCACTTCAAAGCAACAACCTTTAGAACCGAAGACTTACATGCGAGAAATAATCACAAACATATACAAAATCCTCAAATATTCGACATGGGATTCCGCTAAAGAACAACTGCAGAACCTTCCCATAAGATGGGACTCTTACACTGTGAGCCAGGTGCTCAAAACCCACCCTCCGATGGAAAAATCGTGGCTTTTTTTCAACTGGGTTGCTGGGTTTAAAGGGTTTAAGCACGACCAGTTCACTTACACGACAATGCTGGACATTTTCGGAGAAGCCGGGAGGGTTTCGTCAATGACCCATGTTTTCAAGCAAATGCAGGAAAAGGGGATCAAGATTGATGCCGTTACTTACACTTCTCTGATGCATTGGCTCTCGAATGCCGGAGATGTCGATGGGGCTGTGCAGACTTGGGAGGAGATGAGAGCTCAGGGATGTGCTCCCACTGTTGTTTCTTACACTGCTtatatgaaaattttgtttggtgATAACCGAGTGAAGGAGGCTACTGACGTATACAGGGAAATGATCCAGTTTGGATGTTCCCCAACTTGTCATACTTACACTGTTTTGATGGACTACCTGATTGGGACTG GCAAATGCAAAGAGGCACTTGACATTTTCGGCAAAATGCAAGATGCTGGAGTACAACCTGATAAAGCGGCTTGCAATATTTTAgttcagaaattgtgcaaagCGGGAGACACATGGACAATGAACCATATCCTTTTGTTTATGAAAGAGAATCGCCTTGCCCTTCGTTACCCTGTATTTCTAGAGGCAGTCGGAACTTTCAAAATTGTTGGCGAGAGTGATTCCCTCCTCAGGCAAGTTCATCCGCACTTTTTCATTGACTATGGCAATCAGGAGGCAAGTGAGTTTAGAACACCTGCTGCTGATGCTCTTGTGACAATTGATGAAGGGCTTGTACTGATTCTTTTGAAAAAGGAAAATCTTGTTGCCATAGACATCTTACTTGCTGGAaatggagaaaagaaaatacGATTGGATTCTGCTATCACCTCAACCATCATTGAGGTAAATTGTGGACATTGCAGACTTGATGGTGCTTTATTGGGTTTCGAATATAGTGTGAAAATGGGTATAATCCTTGAGAGGAATGCATATCTTGCTTTGGTAGGAGCTTTGATCAGGTCAAAGTCATTTCCAAAAGTGGTGGAGATTGTTGCGGAGATGATTAGGGCTGGATATTCTCTCGGAATATACTTTAGTACACTTCTGATACATAGGCTCGGGCGTGCTAGAAGGACACCTTGTGCTGCAAAAATCTTTAAATTACTACCCGATGATCACAGGTGCACTGCAACTTACACTGCCTTGATTGGGGCTTACTTCTCTGCTGGGAGTGCTGATAAAGGACTTCAAATTTTCAAAGCAATGCGAGGGGAAGGATTCCGTCCTTTCTTGGGCACATACAATGTGTTGTTAGCAGGCCTCCAAAAATGTGGTAGAGTTCGTGAAGCTGAAATGTATAGGAAGGAAAAGAAGAGTCTGCAGGCTGATGGTGAGTTTCAGGATGCTGTCCCCATTGAGCAAAAGATTTGTGACCTTCTGTTTGCTGGGGATGTTGTCTCTTGA